The genome window GTTCGATGCCCTGTATATATGCATCAACATTGTCATTGCTGTTATTCTTATCAAGAGCCCGTTCGAAATTATCCGCAATCTCTACCAATGATCGCAGCAAGCGAGCATTGGCTGTCCTTATTAAATTTCCAAACTCGCGAGCCGTGCGTTTTTTATAATTGTCAAATTCGGCGGCCAGCCGAATGTACCTTTCTGATTCCGATTCCGGTGGTTGCACTTCTTGCTCAGCAGGTATTTTTATTTCCTCTTCACCGGAAGCCTCTGACGAGTCATCAGATTCTTTTTTTATTTCAACTTCATGGCCAGAAACTCCGGATTCGTCGATCTCCGGCTTTTCGTCTTTTACTTCATTTTCAGTATTGTCTTTATTCTTTCCCATAGTCCAGATACCATAAACTTGTTCTAATCGCTTTTAAAGGCTTTACTCAGCTGGCCGGCAGCGTATTTTACCAATGAAACCAGCTTACCATAAGGCATCCGTGTCGGTCCGATCACTCCAATCGTACCCGATGTGGAACCGGCCTTATACGAAGCCGATACAACCGAACAGGATTGAATCTCCTTAGCCTTGTTTTCCGCGCCGATTGTGATAATTATACCGCCGTCCGAATCAGATTCAGCATTTAAATCCTGAATTAGCTCTGCCGGAGTTTCCAGCAATCTAATCAAATCCTGTAATTTTTCACGGTTGGCGAATTCCGGTTTACTCAAAAGATTCTCAGTACCGCCAACATGCAATTGATTGATCGATACACTATCCCAAATTTCTGAGTCCTCATCAAGAAAAATTCTTAACAAACGTGGATTACCATCAGATCCTGACAATCTTTCCTGGATTGTGTTTCTTATTTCACCAAGCGTCAATCCCGATAATTTCTCATTTAATACTTGCGACATCATCGATAATTCGTCATTTCCTATGGATGCTTCAATCTCAAGAAGAATCGTTCTGGCCAACCCCGAACGAAAAGCCAACACCACCAAAACCTTCCCCTCGGCCATATGGATCAATTCAATTCGGGATAAGATTGAATTATCCAGCTTAGGTGAAACGGTCACACCTATCTGATTGGACAGGTTTGCCAGTACTCTTGACGTTTGCTCAAGGATTGAATCAATTCCACCAAATCCGGGGCTTAAGCGATCATCAATCGCCTTTTTCTCGGATTCGGTTAGCATTTCCCGGCCAAGTAACATGTCTACGTACAGGCGATAACCGGTATCGGTCGGAACCCGCCCCGCAGAGGTATGAGGCTGAATAACCAATCCCAATTCCTCGAGGTCCTGCATTGTATTACGGATCGTCGCCGGTGATATGCCCAGTTTGAATTTATTGGCAATGACGCGCGAGCCTACCGGATCAGCCGATTCCACGTAATGAGAAACCAAGCATGCCAGTACCTCTTTTTCACGAGCGGAAAGATTCTCAAACGCCATGATAATATCCAATCATTCAATGGGATAGCGTCAAATTGGCACTCTCCCTTAGCGAGTGACAAAAAATATATAAATTCACTATTTGTCAACCATTATTTAACTGAGTAAGGATTAAGAAGTTCCCGACGAAATGAAGTGATTTATTGGGTTGGCGGCTTATCTTTCTTTACGGTTTTTTTGGATTTCTCTTTTTTTGTTGTCGTTGTTTTGTTTTTTTCCGCTCGATCGTCGATTCCGTTGTTATTGTTATCTATAAAATTATCATATTTTTTCTTCTGGCTGGGAGATTGATCCTTGTTGGTAGCCTGCTTTTGCTTTTCGACCTTTTTGGTATCCGGTTTTGGATTTTCTTTCTTTTTGGACTTATCGATGGCCGCGGCGCCACCTGCCAAAAAGAGTACCAGCCAGAAAACTACAAATATTTTGAAAACTTTCTTCATGATATCATTCAATATATGCTATTCATCGGCAAATGCCATAAAAATAATCCCTTGTCTTAACGTTTTTTATAACCTCCTCTTTTAGATGACGATGATGATTTTGGGGATTTGCTCGACTTGACAGAACCGCTTTTTGAACCTCCGGAGCTTTTATGGCTACCGGAGGATTTTGAGGAGGACTTCACGCTCGAAGAGCCCCCACCTTTTTTCTTGGCCGGGGTTGAGCGCTGTGTCGGTCTTGATTTGATCGATTTCGGTGAGCCGCTTTTCCTGATAGCCGGGGCGGTTGATTTTTTTGAGCCGCCGCTCTTCTTTATCACTTTGGATGATTTTGAACTTCCGGTTTTGCCAGGGCTTTTACTCGTTTCCCGTTTGGTTGAGCGGACAGTATTACTTCTCCGAGATTTGTCTGTTTTCCTTGAATCAGATTTTCTGGTATTCCAGCTATCCCAGCGATTACCTGTCTTTTTAGTACTCTTGGTCGTCTTCCGTGAATCGATACGTGCCTTCGATTTGGCCGATCCGGTTGTACGTTTACTGGTGCCTTTTTCAAGCTTGGTCCCGGTCCCCGGACGCGAGAACTTGTCGGTTTTGATCCGAGTTGATTCGGTTCGTGTTGTTTTAAGTCTCTTCTCTGAAAGAACGTAATCAGATTTCCGGTATTTCCGCGACTGAGTGCGGACATCTTTATAGCGGCTGACCTTGCTGCGACTCGTTTTGACAACGGTTCGATCAAAGTAAATCGTCGTATTGTTATGCACGTTCATATGATGCTCCCAGCAATATCCAAAGCGATCATAGATCGTGAACCAATGCCACCCAACAACGATTCTCGGTACCCATAACGGAGCGATTCCGATAAAGATGCCATCCACATATATTTCCCCGCCATAAGGATAATCGATGTATATCATCGAATAGTAGGGATCATCGTACCAATGCGTCGGCACATAAACCGGCTGATAGTAATATTGAGAAGTCTTAACATAAATCGAGGTGTGATCATAAGCCCGGAGACAATCATCCCGGCGGCATTTGAAATACCTTTCGTTAATTTCCTCAATAAAATCTTCAGGATCTTCGTATGCCCCCAGTGTAATATTGGCTCCGTCGTACCAGCGCGGCATTTCGATCTTTTCCACTGAAGCCACGGCTTGTATATGTTCGATTCCTTCCGGCCCCGACACAATCAGGCTATAATCGGAATAACCTCCCGGAATCGAGTAAAGTTCGCCGCCTTCAATGAATCCATCATCCCTGGGATTTTCCGGGAAGAGAAGATTGACATCGCCTCTCGTATCGACGCTGTAAATCGCGGCAAAACAATCGCGGTCGGCCTGGAAAAAGATCGTTATCTCTTCGCTCTTGTAATATATGCCGTCCTCGTTATCGACCCAGACGTCAATTTCAAGTGGTTGCTTATTTGGGCCGTTATGATATTCCTTGACCAGCGTCTGCGACATGGCAGATAACGGCATTAACATGAAGGCCGTTATAATTGAAATTATCGTGAACTTTTTCATCTTAAATTCCCTCCTTTCGGGAGATATCAAGACTCATTGTCTTATTACCTGTGAGGGCAATCTTATTCACATCCATAAATTTATTGTTCTTTTCAGGTGTACGCAAATAGTTATCCGGCCGCGGTCGTTCCGGTTTGGTCGTCAATGGCTTCAACTCCGGATTGCCTGTATCAACCTGAAACGCCCAGTCAAATAATACATTATCATCATTGATAGCCGTGACCCGCAATTTCGCAAAATGATTATCGCCTGTCCAGATGATATACGTATGGTCAAGGATGACTTCCGACCAGCCTAAATATGACCAGCCATCATCGGGAGCGTAGCCGATCTCATCTAAGTTTTCCGTATATCCCATATCCTGAATATCTGTGTATTCATCCGCGACATTTATATAAAAAACTCCATGGTCAGCGTAATATTCAAGATAGATATCGGCCTCGAGGCTGGAGTATGGCACAGTTACCTCAGCCGAGAAATCCCATCCGGAATATAATGGCATGGTATTGAAATCAAATACGGTACGATTGATTCCTTCGGGTCGGGGCGTATCAAAGACATACTCATACGATAAATCCGACAAATAACCGTCTTCATCCACCGACGATATGGCGTAGAAATAAGTATTACCGTTGACAACATTGTCATCGACAAAATACTCATTTATGGTCTCGCCTATTTCAATATACCCGGTATCAGGATCGGTATCCGAACGATAAATAACATAAGCATCAAAATCACCGGCGACATCATCGATCGGAAGCCAGTAGAGTAGGATTTCTCCATCACCGGTTACGGAATAAACACCCTGAGGTACCGGTGGAGGACCTTCTTCACCGACATAAACTACTTCCGTAATATATTCAGTATCGTTATCACAGGCTACTATGAGAAAGGCTGACAGGGCCAGAATTGTTAGTATTAGTGATTTCATTTCTACCTCCAGTTTTTTATTCAACAAAGTTATTGCAAAGAGCGTGCCACATTTCTTTAAACGATTCATGTGTTTGCTATACAATAACATACGTCCACCGTTAAATATGCGCCCTATGCGGCATAGGCGATATTCGCACTTTTTTTGTGCGTTGTCTCTTCTGGATGCACTTTTTCATTACCTATTAAATATCGCTATTATTCGCCTTGGCGGACCCTTATATTTTTGACAGACAGAAAGCTCTTGATTTAGCCGTAGATTATTGTATATAATAGACTTTCAAAGTAAGGGAAATATATGAAAATTTTGGTCATCGGATCGGGAGGGCGTGAGCACGCTCTTGTATGGAAATTAAAATTCTCGCCGCTGGTGCGGAAAATATATGCCGCCCCAGGCAATGCCGGAATTGGCCTTATGGCCGAATGTGTCAAAATCAAGGCCGATGACATTTCCACGATTGCTAATTTTGTTCAGGAAAATAAAATTGACCTGACCGTAGTCGGCCCGGAATTGCCGCTCACTCTTGGAATTGTCGATCATTTTGAAAGTAAAGGTCTCCGCATATTCGGACCTTCAAAAAAGGCTGCCGAGATTGAAGGATCCAAGGCATTTGCCAAAGAATTTATGCGTAAATACCATATCCCCACGGCCAGCTTTAGGATTTTTGATGATAAAGCGGAAGCGCTGACTTTTGTTAAAACCGCTGCGTATCCGGTATTTATTAAGGCATCAGGTTTGGCCGCCGGGAAAGGAGCTATTAAAGCCAATAACGCTTCGGAAGCAGAAGAAATTGTTGAGAAAATGATGGGACAGAAAATCTTTGGCGAGGCCGGGGCCAAAGTCATTATCGAAGACTGTCTTACCGGTCCGGAAGTTACCGTTATGGCTTTTACCGACGGTAAAACAATTTTGCCTATGATCTCTTCTCAGGATCATAAGCAAGTTAACGACGGTGATCAGGGCCCGAATACCGGCGGAATGGGCGCCTACTGTCCGACTAAAATAGTTGACGGTCAAATGATGAAAACCATCAAAGAGCAAATACTTGAACCGGTTGTGTACGGGCTTGAAAAAGAAGGTCGCCGATACAAAGGCATCTTATACGCCGGTTTGATGATTACATCTTACGGCCCCAAAGTCATCGAGTTCAACTGTCGTTTTGGTGATCCTGAGACACAGGCTGTTTTGCCGCTCTTGCTTACAGACCTGGCCGATATATTTATTGCCATTGTTGATGAAAATCTTGGTATCATTGAACCGGTTTGGAAAGAAGGTGCCGCCGTTTGTGTTGTTCTGGCATCTGAAGGGTATCCCGGAAAAGCCGAAGTGAACCGCAAAATCACCGGTATCAGAACCTACCGTGAAAATCACGCTTATCTTTTCCATGCGGCGACTCAAAAAGAAGGCAAGAACTGGTTCACAACCGGAGGACGGGTGATTGGAGTAACGGCTGTCGACAAGACAATAGATTCGGCCGTAAAGGCCGCATACAACACTATTGATAATATTCATTTTGAAGGCATGCATTATCGTAGTGATATTGCGTACCAGGCAAGGAAATAAACAAAAAATGAACAAAGATGTACTGATAATTATTGGTTCCAAATCGGATCAGGATATAGCCGACGCCGCTATTGGTATGCTGGAGAAATTGTCAATCGGTTATAGACTTGAAATCTCCTCGGCCCATCGGCATCCCGATAAAACCGTCGAATTGGCCCGTGGAGCGACTGATGAAGGATTCAAAGTGGTAATATGTATGGCCGGTATGGCTGCGCATCTTCCAGGTGTCGTTGCGGCCAATACCAACCTTCCGGTAATCGGGGTTCCCGTGGCGGCATCTTTGGGAGGTATGGATTCGGCCTTATCAATGATCCAAATGCCTCCGGGAATACCGGTCGCGACGGTCGCGATTGGAAAGGCGGGAGCCAAAAACAGCGCTGTTTTGGCGGCTCGAATATTGGGACTTTTGGACGAGAAAATTGCCGCAAAACATCTTGATTACCGACAATCTCTTTGATATTTTTGGGATATTTTCGTCTTATACTGTATATAAGTAGATAGTAATCGATAAAATACTGTTAGGAGAACTTATGAAATACTTCGCGGCAAAACCAATACTCAAGATTTTATCTTTGGGGTTTGCAATCGCCCTGATATCATCCGGGGCCGTTTTAGCTCAAGAAGCTGATGATGAAAAAACTATTCAAGCCAAAGAAAGTTTTAATACGGCGATAGAATCAATGAAAAGCGGCGATACCGCTCAGGCTATTGGATTATATAACGCGGCGATAACCGCCAACCCTGAATTTACGGACGCTTATCTGAATCTGGGATCGATTTATTTCGCGCAAAAAAAATACGGTGACGCGGGCACAAACTTCAAAAAAGTTACCGAATTGGCGCCCAATGATCCCGTTGGCTTTTCAAATTATGGAAAAGTCCTCGCCGCTCAAAAGAATAACGACGATGCAGTCACTGCCTTTGAAGGAGCCCTTGCGGCGGATGCAGCATATGCTGAAGCGAATAAAGAACTGGGCAAACTTTATTATTCGGCCAAGGAGTACGATAAAGCTATTACTTCCCTGGAAAATTTCATAAAACTCGATACAAAAGACTACTATACTTACTATCTGCTGGCCGCTGCCTATAAAAAAGCAAAAAATTACAATAAGGCCGTCGAGAATTACAAAGCCGCCATAAATTTGCGCTCCAATCATTTTGAGTCAATAAGAAATCTGGCGAATTTGTACCGCGAAAGAGAACGCTTTTCTGAAGCCATAACCTATTATAAGCGAGCCATAAAGCTTAAACCCAAAGATTATAAAACCGCTTATAATCTAGCCGTGGCGGTTCAATCCAATGATCCGGAAGATTATGCGACCGCTATTACCTCCTGGAATGAATTTTTGAAAGTCGGCCGCAAAAATCCTAAAGCGAGAAAACAGGTCGCCAACGCCGAACAATTAATCAAACAGTTGAAAGAAGCCAAAGAGGCTCAGGAAATGAACGAATAGATTTTTAAAATTGTGTAAAATAAAAAGCCCCAATACGATCGGGGCTTTTTATTTCATATCAAATTTTAGTCATTTCTCAAATTCAATCCTGGAAAAATCTTCCCACTCGATAATAATTTCATCGTCTTCGTCATCTTTGGGATAAATGAATATACCATTATTATCATCATCGACATCGTTCGACTCGCGCAGTTTGAAACTGCGGCCATCCCACAAAGTAACCCGGCTACCCCGACGGGAAAGCTTTTCAATTGATTTGATATTTCTCATGACGATATCAAATTCAACATCGCGATAGCTGCCGTCTAAGACTTCCCAGCCGTACTCCTCATCATCGTCCCACCGAATATAACCGGAATATTCATTTCCATCTTCGTCATATACGGTTCCGACGAGTCGGCCGCATTTGGCATAATCACTGTAACTGGGATAAGCGTCAGCCGGCGGAGTTTTTATATCCAATCTCTCAAATTCATCCCATTCAACATTGACGCGTCCAAGATTTTTGTCGGCAATAGCGATTCCCCGGTTACCGCTGTCAACATCATTGGAATCATCTAAACGCATCGTTTTGCCTTCTTTAGTAGTAATTTCCGAAGCCTGCGACGATATTTTTTCAATAGAGGTTATTTGTTCAAATTTGATTTTGCGTTTTCTTCTCCGATCTCTGCCGTCAATTATATCCTTGGTAAAAGATTCATCAACATCCCAGACAATCCAACCGGTAAATTCACCGACCCGGTCTGTCGAAACCGTTCCATAAATTTTCTCGCCAAAGTCCGATTCAACGTCGCCGCCATCCATGAATTCAATATAATCTATGTCGTACCAATCAAGTTCCAGCATGCCTTCATCTGAAGTCTCAATTACGATTTCCCTTATCCCCGTACCCAAATCAGTTGAACTTCCCTCAATAGTAACCTCTTCTCCGTTCTGCAAGAGCAATTCGGCGCCATTGTTCGAAATCGGGGTAAGCTTTTTTATAAATCCAAAAGGTATCGCCGCTTGTCTGGATGATGTATAAAAAATATCATTATCGCCGATTGTTAAGCCAAATAGCTTAATTCTTGAAGATGAGCGTCTGTCCCTATATTTTTTGCGTCTTTTCCTGTCGGATTTCTTTTTTTCACGTTCCTTGTTACCATCAATCATATCATCCCATGATGATTCATTTATATCCCAGCGAATTGGACCCTCAAGGACATCGCCTATATCGGTATAAATCTTTCCGTAGATTCGCCCCTTCTCAGCGGGAGTCGGCACTGCCAGGAAAATTACTATCGAAAAAGTCAGGCATAGCTTTAATATCCTGATTCCCATAGAAACCTCGCTTTTTAAGTTCTTATATTCTCTGGTGATTAGACGGCCTTCAGCCTAATACAGTTGCCTAATTATAGTTAAAAAAGATAAAAAAAGTCAAAGGCGAATTTGAGGATTATTTGAGAAAAACCATTTTTTTGACATTTGTATACGATTCTGTTTGAATTCTATAAAAATATATTCCCGACGCTGACATTCTGCCCGTAGAATTACGGCCATCCCAATCGACCCTATATACTCCGGGCAAAAACTCACCTTCAGCTAAATTCATTACCTGTTGGCCCAATAAATTGAAAACCGTTAGGCTGACAAATTCCTTTTTTCTCATGGAAAATTCTATTGTGGTTGAAGCGTTAAACGGATTAGGGAAATTCTGCTCAAGAGAATATCGAAAATCAGTATTTTCCAGACCCCAATCACAAACAGCCAGAGGCGCTGAAATCTCAATTTCTCCGGCATCCAACACCGCCGGAACTGATTTATTTGCCGAATCGAGGATATAAAATCTATCGCCCGGAGACGCTTTTGTAAATTTGGTAACAGCTTGAGTATTACCATTGGCCGTTCCGTATAAGTCACACAAATGATATTCGCCCGGCAAAATCAGAGTATCGGTCGGATCATCAATAACAGCTACTGCAAATTCTGTATCGTCAGAAGAAATATTAAATTCAACCCTGCTTTCTAATCGACCAACCGGATTAAACAGCGAGTCGACTGAAATATATAATGAATCGTAAGAGAATTCAAAAACACCGCCTTTGATATCTGAATCTGCTCTTAAATACAATTGAACCTGAAACATCTTCCCCGCTTCGACATTGACCGGAGGAACAAAAATCGTATCATTTCCAATAATATTCAAGGTAATCGGGACCGTTAGCGGATTATTATAAGCGGTTTCATCTGAAATGACTATAGTATTGGAATAACTGCCAAAATCCGGCTCCGAACTACCTGCAGAAAAAAATAAAAAGGCATCATCTTCTCCACCCTGGGTAATCAAATCAATCCAGGGGCAGGTGGAAATTACCGACCATTGCGACACAGCCTTTCCCAAATTGGACACTAAAACCGAGTCCTGAATAATTTCATATGGCTTAAGGGAATAAAATATTTCATCGGGCGTCGCGGTGAGATAAGGCATATTATCCACCACGGTCAAAGTGACGGCCAGAGATTCCGGAGAATTAAGCGCGCGCGGATCAGTAAAGATTATATAATCAGGATAATAACCAGCTGAAACCTGGGTCATATCACAACCAACCGATATAAAATCGCCTTCAATTCCACTGGAAATATCAGTGTTAATCCAGGGCGCGTTTGTTGACAGCGACCAGGTTAAATTACCGGAACCGGTGTTAGTAATTTGAACCGGTTGTTCATCCGTCAGGTAGATATCAAGCAGAGCATCAAAATAAAGAGTATCAGTACTGAGTTCTATCATTGGCCCGGTAATATTCAGCTCAACCGGAAGCACCGCCGACGAATCCTGATGGTTAATATCAATTAAGGAGATTACACCCTGATGAATCCCATAATCTATCCCCTGAGAATTTATAGTTACATAAAAACTATCAGGAGTGGAGCCGCTGTCTTTTGACAGCTCAATCCATGACTGCGGGGTTGAGAGTCGGTAATAAATTTCTCCATAACCGGCGTTCTGGATTTTTACTTTAACCGGAACCGGGTCAGGCTCGAGCATATCGCGTGAAATTTCCAATTTCTGAGGGATTGTCATCAACGTCGGATTGTTATAATTTTTTACCCGGCCGTAAATATCAAAATTCCCATTGCGACTATCAACCCAAACAAAGTACAGGTTATAGCCATCTAAGGCAATATCTCCTTTGAGCTGATTCCCGGGCGTATCAAGATTCACGGGGAAATTATCGCCGTGAAATTCGCCGGAATATTCAATCATCTGGCCGATTACATCCCACCCCGAGATTGTCAAATCCGACCAGATTATGCACGCATTCCCCATACGATCAGCGGAAACTTTCGGATCCCGCTGAGAAGCATAAGTGCCGTCTC of Candidatus Zixiibacteriota bacterium contains these proteins:
- a CDS encoding DUF4384 domain-containing protein; the protein is MKKFTIISIITAFMLMPLSAMSQTLVKEYHNGPNKQPLEIDVWVDNEDGIYYKSEEITIFFQADRDCFAAIYSVDTRGDVNLLFPENPRDDGFIEGGELYSIPGGYSDYSLIVSGPEGIEHIQAVASVEKIEMPRWYDGANITLGAYEDPEDFIEEINERYFKCRRDDCLRAYDHTSIYVKTSQYYYQPVYVPTHWYDDPYYSMIYIDYPYGGEIYVDGIFIGIAPLWVPRIVVGWHWFTIYDRFGYCWEHHMNVHNNTTIYFDRTVVKTSRSKVSRYKDVRTQSRKYRKSDYVLSEKRLKTTRTESTRIKTDKFSRPGTGTKLEKGTSKRTTGSAKSKARIDSRKTTKSTKKTGNRWDSWNTRKSDSRKTDKSRRSNTVRSTKRETSKSPGKTGSSKSSKVIKKSGGSKKSTAPAIRKSGSPKSIKSRPTQRSTPAKKKGGGSSSVKSSSKSSGSHKSSGGSKSGSVKSSKSPKSSSSSKRGGYKKR
- the hrcA gene encoding heat-inducible transcriptional repressor HrcA produces the protein MAFENLSAREKEVLACLVSHYVESADPVGSRVIANKFKLGISPATIRNTMQDLEELGLVIQPHTSAGRVPTDTGYRLYVDMLLGREMLTESEKKAIDDRLSPGFGGIDSILEQTSRVLANLSNQIGVTVSPKLDNSILSRIELIHMAEGKVLVVLAFRSGLARTILLEIEASIGNDELSMMSQVLNEKLSGLTLGEIRNTIQERLSGSDGNPRLLRIFLDEDSEIWDSVSINQLHVGGTENLLSKPEFANREKLQDLIRLLETPAELIQDLNAESDSDGGIIITIGAENKAKEIQSCSVVSASYKAGSTSGTIGVIGPTRMPYGKLVSLVKYAAGQLSKAFKSD
- the grpE gene encoding nucleotide exchange factor GrpE; the encoded protein is MGKNKDNTENEVKDEKPEIDESGVSGHEVEIKKESDDSSEASGEEEIKIPAEQEVQPPESESERYIRLAAEFDNYKKRTAREFGNLIRTANARLLRSLVEIADNFERALDKNNSNDNVDAYIQGIELIYNQITELLSKENVKPIEAVGRAFDPNLHEAMMQQESDEYEEGIVIQEIQKGYQIDEKVLRHAGVIVSSGSKTKNDKEENSEK
- the purE gene encoding 5-(carboxyamino)imidazole ribonucleotide mutase, whose amino-acid sequence is MNKDVLIIIGSKSDQDIADAAIGMLEKLSIGYRLEISSAHRHPDKTVELARGATDEGFKVVICMAGMAAHLPGVVAANTNLPVIGVPVAASLGGMDSALSMIQMPPGIPVATVAIGKAGAKNSAVLAARILGLLDEKIAAKHLDYRQSL
- the purD gene encoding phosphoribosylamine--glycine ligase, which encodes MKILVIGSGGREHALVWKLKFSPLVRKIYAAPGNAGIGLMAECVKIKADDISTIANFVQENKIDLTVVGPELPLTLGIVDHFESKGLRIFGPSKKAAEIEGSKAFAKEFMRKYHIPTASFRIFDDKAEALTFVKTAAYPVFIKASGLAAGKGAIKANNASEAEEIVEKMMGQKIFGEAGAKVIIEDCLTGPEVTVMAFTDGKTILPMISSQDHKQVNDGDQGPNTGGMGAYCPTKIVDGQMMKTIKEQILEPVVYGLEKEGRRYKGILYAGLMITSYGPKVIEFNCRFGDPETQAVLPLLLTDLADIFIAIVDENLGIIEPVWKEGAAVCVVLASEGYPGKAEVNRKITGIRTYRENHAYLFHAATQKEGKNWFTTGGRVIGVTAVDKTIDSAVKAAYNTIDNIHFEGMHYRSDIAYQARK
- a CDS encoding tetratricopeptide repeat protein, which produces MKYFAAKPILKILSLGFAIALISSGAVLAQEADDEKTIQAKESFNTAIESMKSGDTAQAIGLYNAAITANPEFTDAYLNLGSIYFAQKKYGDAGTNFKKVTELAPNDPVGFSNYGKVLAAQKNNDDAVTAFEGALAADAAYAEANKELGKLYYSAKEYDKAITSLENFIKLDTKDYYTYYLLAAAYKKAKNYNKAVENYKAAINLRSNHFESIRNLANLYRERERFSEAITYYKRAIKLKPKDYKTAYNLAVAVQSNDPEDYATAITSWNEFLKVGRKNPKARKQVANAEQLIKQLKEAKEAQEMNE
- a CDS encoding T9SS type A sorting domain-containing protein, translated to MRLCLLYIFVLVCIFAAGIISADINDFLISRDISNSEQNNPSIAVGLGGKFAVIWYDYRFGNGDVYGRLYDSGASPIDDAFLINDDINKAWQINPELSSDWFGNYYASWQDYRNEGYPFSPDIYFQKLDSTGVIGINSNITIEVPDTSHQSPAIGSAGWGKSVVAWTDLRNLNWDVYVQYLDINGTFVGENIRVNDDASPTPQHEPDVAVSPEGWFVAAWYDRRNGDDDVYIQKFDSSGNKIGYNIRVNDDKGQKRQKFPSVGVGGNGTIYVVWTDWRNGNYPENSDIYYQQFDSALNKLGPNIIVNRDGTYASQRDPKVSADRMGNACIIWSDLTISGWDVIGQMIEYSGEFHGDNFPVNLDTPGNQLKGDIALDGYNLYFVWVDSRNGNFDIYGRVKNYNNPTLMTIPQKLEISRDMLEPDPVPVKVKIQNAGYGEIYYRLSTPQSWIELSKDSGSTPDSFYVTINSQGIDYGIHQGVISLIDINHQDSSAVLPVELNITGPMIELSTDTLYFDALLDIYLTDEQPVQITNTGSGNLTWSLSTNAPWINTDISSGIEGDFISVGCDMTQVSAGYYPDYIIFTDPRALNSPESLAVTLTVVDNMPYLTATPDEIFYSLKPYEIIQDSVLVSNLGKAVSQWSVISTCPWIDLITQGGEDDAFLFFSAGSSEPDFGSYSNTIVISDETAYNNPLTVPITLNIIGNDTIFVPPVNVEAGKMFQVQLYLRADSDIKGGVFEFSYDSLYISVDSLFNPVGRLESRVEFNISSDDTEFAVAVIDDPTDTLILPGEYHLCDLYGTANGNTQAVTKFTKASPGDRFYILDSANKSVPAVLDAGEIEISAPLAVCDWGLENTDFRYSLEQNFPNPFNASTTIEFSMRKKEFVSLTVFNLLGQQVMNLAEGEFLPGVYRVDWDGRNSTGRMSASGIYFYRIQTESYTNVKKMVFLK